The DNA segment AGGGCGATCGCCAGCGCGAGGAAGAGCGCGCGAAACTTCATTTGAGCGGATCCTCTTCATGAGGCCGGCAGGGACGCCGGCCCCACATTCTAGGGTTCTGTGCCGTCTATACCCGTCTGATATTCGACGAGAACCTGCTGCACGCGGATCCCTTTGAGCGACTTGACCGTGACCTTCACGCCCTCGGCGGGTTCGACCACGTCGCCCACGCGGGCGACCCGGCCGAGCGAATTGATGACCAGGCCGCCGATGGTCTGGTAGCCGTTGACCGGCAACTCGATGCCGAGCGTGTCGTTGAGCTCCGAGATGGCCGTCATGCCGTCCGCCTGCGCCAGGCCGTCGCGGATGCGGCGGATGGCGTCCTGCTCTTCGTCGTACTCGTCGCGCAACTCGCCGACGATTTGCTCCAGGATGTCTTCCTGGGTCACCAGGCCCGCCGTGCCGCCATACTCGTCGCTGACGATCGCCATCTCGATGCCCTGCTGCTGCATCTCCTTGAGCAGTTCGTGCAGCTTCTTGTTCTCCGGCACCGAGTAGGCCGGGCGAATCCACTGCGCCAGATCGATCGGCTCGCGCCGCGACATCGCGACCAGGAGGTCCTTCACGTGCAGGATGCCGATGATGTCGTCGACATTCTCGCGAATGACCGGCAGGCGCGAGTAGCCCTGCTCGGCGATGAGCTTTAGCACGCTCTCGAGGGGCGCATCCTCGGGGATGGCCACGATGTCCACGCGCGGCGTGAGGACCGCGTCCACGGTGGTATCGTCGAACGCCAGCGCCGAGGTCACCAGGGTGGCCTCGACATCCTCGAGCGCGCCTTGCTCCTCGCCGATCTCCACCAGCGTGCGCAGCTCCTCCTCGGTGTAGCGCGGCGTCGCCAGCGCCTCCCGACCGCCGAGCAGGCGGATGAAGGGCATCGCCAGCACCAGGGCCGCGCCCACGAGGGGCCGCAGCACCGCCATCACGAGCGACACCGGGCGGGCGATCCATTCTGCCACGTCCTGCGCGCGGGCGGTCGCGACCGATTTGGGGACTATCTCCCCGACAACCAGGACCAGGGGAGCGAGGACGGCGATGGCGATGAGGGCCGAGAAAGCCTCGTACCGGCTGCCCGCGAGGATCTGGTGGCTGACGTGGGCGCCGAGTACCGCGACGATGACGGTCGAGAGGGTGTTTACCAGCAACACGGTGGACATCAGCCGTTGCGGATGCTCGGACAGGTCGGCGACCAGTTTCGCCGCCGGGATTCCTTCGTCCAGGCGTTGTCGCAGTTTCACGCGATTCAGACCCGTCAGCGCCGCTTCGGCCGCCGAGAACAGCGCCGCCAGCAAGAGCGCGAGGGTCAGAACCGTGATCTCGATAGAGACCGTACTAATTCAGCCTGCCTCCACCCGGCCGGGAGGCCGGGATTGTCAAGATATTATACCGCCGGGCTACACGGTCCTCTCATAACCGCGTGCCCGGCGGACATTAATCCTGGCTTAGGGTCGGCCTCGGAGGAGGCTAGTCGAGCAGCGCCCGGTAGGCGTTGACCCGGCCGTGGCCGAATTCCTTGTCGAAGCCGGCGGTGCCGAGATCCTCGGCGGCCTTCTCGACCTTGGCCTGGACGGCCTTGTAATCCCAGTCCGGATGCAGGTCGCGCACCAGGGCGGCGATGCCGGCGACGAACGGGGTGGCCATCGAGGTGCCCGAGAGCGTCCCGTAGTCGGTCTTGCCGATCTGGTTCTTGAAGGTCGGCAGGGTCGAGAGGATGGCGCTACCGGGGGCGCCGACCGAGATGTGGCTGCCCATGTTGGAGAAGCTGCTGCGGCGATCGGCCGAGTCGGTCGAACCGACGGCCATCACGCCCGGCAGGGCGGCCGGGTAGCTCTTCTTCTCGCGGCCGTCGTTGCCCATCGCGGCGACCAGGAGGGCGTCCTTGGAGATGGCGTAGGCGACCGCGTCCTCGAGGACCTTCGCCGTGCTGCTGCCGCCCAGGCTCATGCTGATGACCTTGGCGCCCATGTCGGCCGCGTGGACGATGCCGCCGGCGACGCTGTCGTACGAGCCGGAACCGTAGTCGGACAGAACCTTCTCGGCGAGGATCGTGACGTTTGCGGCGACCCCGACGACGCCTTCGCCGTTGTTGACGCTGGCCGCCGCGGACCCTGCGCAGTGCGTGCCGTGGCCGTGGCCGTCACGCGGGTTGTCGTTGTTGGCGACGTGGTCGCGGCCCTTCGCGACCCGGCTCTTCTTGTCGGCATCCTGGAAATCGGGGTGATCCCAGTCCACGCCGGTGTCCACGATGGACAGGATGGTCTTGGCGCTGCCCATGGTGATGGCGTGCGCCCGGGCGGTGTCGCCCTTGACGAGGGCGTACTGGTCCTTGGCCATCGGGTCGTTGTAGCTGACGGGCTGCACGTCGCCCTGCGGCTGGAGCTGCATCTTGGGAAGCTGCAGGGTGTAGCGGGGCTCGACGGCGGCCACGCCGGGGTTCTGCGAGAGGGTCGTGAGGAGCGACTGGGCGCCGATCTTGCCGGCATCGTAGGCCATGACCTTCCAGCCGAGCTTGGCGATCGACGCGTTGGTCGGCAGGGCCTTGAGGCCAAGCTGGCTCTGGGCCGAGATCAACGAGGAGGTATTGAGACCGGGCTTCATCTTGACCATGATCTGGCCGGGCACCGCCTGCGCGGTCATCAGGGAGGCCTGCCCGGTCTGGAGCTGGGCGCCGGGGTTCACTCCGCAGCCTGCCAGGACGGCCAGCGTGGCGGCGATCGCAGCGGGGTGGACGCGCAGGGGGTTCATCTCGCTTGTTGCTCCTCGTTAATCGGTTGTGTGTTAACTAGGGTTTAGTTATGGGCTAAGCTGAACTTAACCTTGCTTTTACCTTAAGGACGCAACGAGGCGGATTCAAGCGGTTTGGCGGAGCTTTATCGAGGATTTAACAGCATGGAGACGAATTTAACGGCCCTTTAAAAAACCAAGACGAAGCGCCGCCGGGCTCTCCGGCGGCGCGGTGATATTCTTCTCGTATTGTTACGGGCGGTGGAATGCCCTCACGGCTTGCTCGACGGTCTCGGACATCTTCTTGAGGGCGTCGAGACTGGCGGTGGCATACATCATGAACGC comes from the Candidatus Tanganyikabacteria bacterium genome and includes:
- a CDS encoding HlyC/CorC family transporter, whose translation is MLAALFSAAEAALTGLNRVKLRQRLDEGIPAAKLVADLSEHPQRLMSTVLLVNTLSTVIVAVLGAHVSHQILAGSRYEAFSALIAIAVLAPLVLVVGEIVPKSVATARAQDVAEWIARPVSLVMAVLRPLVGAALVLAMPFIRLLGGREALATPRYTEEELRTLVEIGEEQGALEDVEATLVTSALAFDDTTVDAVLTPRVDIVAIPEDAPLESVLKLIAEQGYSRLPVIRENVDDIIGILHVKDLLVAMSRREPIDLAQWIRPAYSVPENKKLHELLKEMQQQGIEMAIVSDEYGGTAGLVTQEDILEQIVGELRDEYDEEQDAIRRIRDGLAQADGMTAISELNDTLGIELPVNGYQTIGGLVINSLGRVARVGDVVEPAEGVKVTVKSLKGIRVQQVLVEYQTGIDGTEP
- a CDS encoding peptidase S8, with translation MNPLRVHPAAIAATLAVLAGCGVNPGAQLQTGQASLMTAQAVPGQIMVKMKPGLNTSSLISAQSQLGLKALPTNASIAKLGWKVMAYDAGKIGAQSLLTTLSQNPGVAAVEPRYTLQLPKMQLQPQGDVQPVSYNDPMAKDQYALVKGDTARAHAITMGSAKTILSIVDTGVDWDHPDFQDADKKSRVAKGRDHVANNDNPRDGHGHGTHCAGSAAASVNNGEGVVGVAANVTILAEKVLSDYGSGSYDSVAGGIVHAADMGAKVISMSLGGSSTAKVLEDAVAYAISKDALLVAAMGNDGREKKSYPAALPGVMAVGSTDSADRRSSFSNMGSHISVGAPGSAILSTLPTFKNQIGKTDYGTLSGTSMATPFVAGIAALVRDLHPDWDYKAVQAKVEKAAEDLGTAGFDKEFGHGRVNAYRALLD